The Mucilaginibacter rubeus genomic interval ACCAGATCTTCCAAATCCAGATCCTTTACATATTGTTTCAGTTTGACAAGGTCTTTTCCCTCTCCTATAACAGTTAATGAAATATCGCCAAGGTTTTGGTTGGCCTGCTCCTTTTTTAATTTATCGATAGCCTCAATTGCCATATCGGCCCCTTTATCAGATACCACTCTTCCTAAAAAAACGAAACGTTTAGTGCGTTGGGCTTCGGTATTGTTTCGTACAAAAAGCTTATCGTTGTATGCGTTTTCTACCACTGTAGCAGCTGGCCAGCATTTTTTCCGGAGCGCGTCACTTACTGTAATCACTTTGGTAGCCTTTTTAAGCCATGCATATTTGAGCCGTGCCTGCATTGATTTGGAGCCGTCTTCATTACTAAGCCAGGTATTTAAAACCACTACCAACCGTTTATTAAAAAATGCGGCAGGCCATGATAAACGCAAAACCGGGCTATTTTCAAAAACCACATCGGCCCAGGCATGCTCACCTATCACCTGCAATAAGCCCGGATTGCGAACAATTCTGTAAGGAAATTCTTTTGTCCCTGATTCCTTTGTCCAGGTGAGAAGGTGTACAATTGCACCTTTATCATGAAACGCTCCCGCTAAAAATTCGGCGTTAGCTTCCGTACCACCCAGATCAGGATAAAATTTATGGGTTATAAATAGAATTTTTAAAGGCTTAAGCATATTGGTTTTATTGCTTGGTAAACACGGACTATTATATCGCTATGATTATCAGCTTGGTTTAAACATTGTCAGGTACTGCCCTGCTACACTTTCCGGGTTGTATTTTTCAGAAAAACCGGTATCCTGATTTATAAACTTTTCAATGTTATTAATCCTTTCCACTTGCTCCACCTCGGCAGTTTTTTGATCATCAGAAGCAATGTTGTCTCTTAAAACTATAACCGGGCATTTATTGTAAAGAGCCGCGGCAATGCTTCCGCTTTTTTCAAATAGTACCAGGGGATGATTGGCAAGGCTTACATCGCATAAACTAAAGTAATCGGCAATATCCTGAGCGTCCCATGTTCCCATTACCCTCATGGATATACTGGTAGTTTGTGCTAACCTTTCAAACTGCTCTTCGATACCGGCACTTTTACCTACATGTGTGATCACCAGCTTCTTTTTCATTTCCTGGCTGACATGCTCTGCTAAGCGGATAAGTTTTGAATCAAGCTGATCGCGATAGTGAAACCCACCAAAGAAGGTGGCTAAAACGTATGCTGAACGGCTACTTTGAACTTCGGCAGGCAACTGCTCAT includes:
- a CDS encoding glycosyltransferase family 4 protein → MLKPLKILFITHKFYPDLGGTEANAEFLAGAFHDKGAIVHLLTWTKESGTKEFPYRIVRNPGLLQVIGEHAWADVVFENSPVLRLSWPAAFFNKRLVVVLNTWLSNEDGSKSMQARLKYAWLKKATKVITVSDALRKKCWPAATVVENAYNDKLFVRNNTEAQRTKRFVFLGRVVSDKGADMAIEAIDKLKKEQANQNLGDISLTVIGEGKDLVKLKQYVKDLDLEDLVTFEGSLTGERLVASLNQHNYLLVPSRWEEPFGIVALEGLACGCIPVVSDGGGLPDAVGDAGVVFKRGDIDDMVNSITNVLTDTSLQQRLKAAANKHLQEHSSEVVAQQYFDIIQASVN